Proteins encoded by one window of Vigna radiata var. radiata cultivar VC1973A chromosome 5, Vradiata_ver6, whole genome shotgun sequence:
- the LOC106759973 gene encoding double-stranded RNA-binding protein 1, whose product MPPNDDFQGVSNCYVFKSRLQEYAQKAGLPTPVYETIKEGPSHEPSFRSTVIVNDVRYDSLPGFSNRKAAEQSAAEVALVELAKSNVVNHSITQPVHETGLCKNLLQEYAQKMNYAMPMYQCKKDETPSRASVFSCTVDIGGILYIGGAAKTKKEAEIKAARTALLAIQSSASHASQNQVGHPQLTVLPCRKRAAESVSIADENSNPPKPKKARFKRKSSKRKNPRDKLGPIHTENLGIGTNINHEVETQGSVNGESGVQETKSEKFTSEVMKNLEDGISFNYPDKEAYAVEGSFVFENGKSAELYSKENNLGTVVTDLSSVSNGDILETSVEMNKQLYNGEMVSDHCVVGG is encoded by the exons ATGCCCCCTAACGACGATTTTCAag GCGTTTCAAATTGCTATGTGTTTAAAAGCCGATTGCAAGAGTATGCCCAGAAGGCGGGGCTGCCCACTCCTGTATATGAAACTATCAAGGAAGGGCCTTCCCATGAACCTTCTTTCAGGTCAACAGTGATAGTGAATGATGTTCGGTATGATTCTTTGCCTGGATTTTCCAATCGGAAGGCAGCAGAGCAGTCCGCTGCCGAAGTTGCTTTGGTGGAGTTGGCCAAATCTAATGTTGTTAATCATTCTATCACTCAACCTGTT CATGAAACAGGATTATGCAAAAATTTACTTCAGGAATATGCCCAGAAAATGAACTATGCAATGCCTATGTATCAATGCaaaaaggatgaaacacctagTCGAGCATCAGTATTTTCATGTACGGTGGACATTGGAGGTATACTCTATATTGGGGGAGCAGCAAAAACCAAGAAGGAAGCAGAGATTAAAGCTGCCAGAACTGCTTTATTAGCTATCCAGTCAAGTGCATCTCATGCTTCCCAAAACCAGGTTGGCCATCCACAGTTGACAGTCCTTCCATGCAGGAAAAGGGCAGCAGAATCTGTTTCGATAGCCGATGAGAATTCAAATCCCCCAAAGCCTAAGAAAGCACGGTTTAAAAGGAAATCTTCTAAGAGGAAAAATCCTAGAGATAAGTTAGGCCCAATTCATACTGAAAACTTGGGTATTGGAACAAATATTAATCATGAAGTAGAAACACAAGGAAGTGTTAATGGTGAATCAGGCGTGCAAGAAACGAAATCTGAAAAATTCACTTCAGAAGTCATGAAGAATTTAGAGGATGGAATATCATTTAATTATCCTGATAAAGAAGCATATGCTGTGGAGggttcttttgtttttgaaaatggAAAGTCAGCAGAATTATATTCCAAGGAGAACAATCTTGGGACTGTTGTTACAGATCTCTCTTCCGTGTCTAATGGTGACATATTGGAAACAAGTGTGGAGATGAACAAACAGCTATACAACGGAGAAATGGTTTCAGACCATTGTGTTGTGGGGGGTTGA